From the Xenorhabdus ishibashii genome, one window contains:
- the folE gene encoding GTP cyclohydrolase I FolE has protein sequence MSSLSTEAALVHSALVDRGLETPLRGATLAPEVRKARIEEHMTEIMKLLNLDLRDDSLADTPGRIAKMYVDEIFSGLDYNNFPKITLIENKMKVDEMVTVRDITMTSTCEHHFVTIDGKATVAYIPKDKVIGLSKINRIVQFFAQRPQVQERLTQQILIALQTLLGTNNVAVSIDAVHYCVKARGIRDATSTTTTTSLGGLFKTSQNTRQEFLRAVRHLHLS, from the coding sequence ATGTCATCCCTAAGTACAGAAGCTGCGCTGGTGCATTCGGCACTGGTTGACCGTGGTCTTGAAACCCCACTGCGTGGAGCAACTTTGGCGCCAGAGGTGCGTAAAGCACGCATTGAAGAACATATGACAGAAATTATGAAGCTGTTAAATCTCGATTTGCGTGATGACAGTTTGGCAGATACGCCGGGTCGTATCGCGAAAATGTATGTGGATGAGATATTTTCAGGGTTGGACTATAACAATTTCCCAAAAATTACGCTGATAGAAAATAAAATGAAAGTGGATGAAATGGTGACAGTGCGTGATATTACGATGACCAGCACTTGTGAACACCATTTTGTCACTATTGATGGCAAAGCCACAGTTGCTTATATTCCTAAGGATAAAGTCATTGGCTTGTCAAAGATTAACCGCATTGTCCAGTTTTTTGCACAGCGCCCACAAGTTCAGGAGCGTTTAACACAGCAGATCCTGATTGCACTACAAACCCTGCTTGGCACAAATAATGTCGCTGTTTCCATCGATGCTGTCCATTATTGCGTGAAAGCGCGAGGGATACGCGATGCGACCAGTACCACAACGACAACTTCGTTGGGGGGGTTATTTAAAACCAGCCAGAATACACGACAGGAATTCCTGCGTGCTGTGCGTCATTTGCACTTATCATGA
- a CDS encoding YbfB/YjiJ family MFS transporter encodes MKNQTVTYRNRNYQAFQIALSGFFALVVAMGIGRFTFTPQVPLMIAESQLTLTSAGIVAAFNYLGYLAGSYDAMRAQRFVEYRLWSGLWGAVIITLLSALLDGPILHSIARFFIGWASGWTLVLVAAWANDELAKLNRPGLSAAVFSGTGVGIFISGMVAIGVQSWQMSAANAWMLYGILALLFSIYVSRYLPRSGELHRPQTAIQTLSMTPEIKRLVWSYSLAGFGYILPATFLSQMATERFPDSLFAQFVWPIFGGASVIGIMLGILLRNVSTSQIRLAVTLWLQALGILIAEMLPDIAGLMIGALLVGGGFMCVVQLALQYGRELAPNHARYMAGLLTTGYALGQLVGPMLSATSTWLTGKLEPALYVAFIGLLIAGLLVFYRTNPHHEPS; translated from the coding sequence ATGAAAAATCAAACTGTTACATATCGTAATCGTAACTATCAAGCTTTTCAGATTGCATTAAGCGGTTTTTTCGCTTTGGTTGTTGCAATGGGAATAGGGCGCTTCACTTTTACGCCACAAGTTCCATTGATGATAGCTGAGTCCCAACTCACATTAACAAGTGCGGGAATCGTCGCCGCATTCAATTACCTCGGCTATCTGGCGGGTTCTTATGATGCCATGCGGGCGCAACGTTTTGTGGAGTATCGTTTGTGGAGCGGTTTGTGGGGAGCCGTTATTATCACTCTGCTTTCCGCATTGTTGGATGGACCAATATTGCACAGTATTGCCCGCTTTTTTATTGGCTGGGCAAGTGGTTGGACGTTGGTTTTGGTGGCCGCATGGGCGAATGATGAATTAGCAAAATTGAATCGTCCAGGATTGAGTGCAGCCGTTTTTTCAGGGACGGGGGTGGGGATCTTTATCAGTGGCATGGTAGCGATTGGGGTTCAATCCTGGCAGATGAGTGCCGCCAATGCGTGGATGTTATATGGCATTCTGGCGCTGTTATTTAGTATTTATGTCAGCCGCTATTTGCCTCGCAGTGGTGAATTGCACCGTCCGCAGACGGCGATCCAAACACTGAGCATGACACCGGAAATCAAGCGATTGGTGTGGAGTTATAGTCTGGCTGGGTTTGGCTATATTTTGCCTGCGACGTTCCTTTCTCAAATGGCGACAGAGCGTTTTCCTGATAGCTTGTTTGCTCAGTTTGTCTGGCCAATATTTGGTGGTGCTTCGGTCATTGGTATCATGCTGGGAATTTTGCTGCGTAATGTATCAACATCTCAAATCCGCTTGGCGGTCACGTTATGGCTTCAGGCACTGGGTATTTTGATTGCGGAAATGTTACCAGACATTGCCGGTTTGATGATTGGAGCATTGCTGGTAGGCGGTGGATTTATGTGTGTAGTACAGCTTGCTTTGCAGTATGGTCGTGAGCTGGCTCCTAATCATGCCCGATATATGGCGGGATTGCTGACCACGGGTTATGCCCTGGGGCAATTGGTCGGGCCAATGTTATCAGCCACTTCGACATGGCTGACAGGCAAATTGGAGCCCGCACTGTATGTCGCATTTATTGGGCTGCTCATTGCGGGATTGCTGGTATTTTATCGCACCAATCCCCATCATGAACCCTCCTGA
- the yeiB gene encoding DUF418 domain-containing protein YeiB: MHQRIEILDSVRGFAILGILLLNISSFALPYAAYMNLFYKDSVSPSDVMTWSVLNTFTQGKFLFILTLLFGASLELLRQRGRDWNIPRLLVLAVIGLLHGVLLWDGDILLSYGVVGLLAWRFINNRQKLFGTAVTFYLFGVMMFYLLGLFPLGENNSFWQPTLEDISYESYWKMYGGFLAIEYRIRQISGAMIVVIVQYGWQIMGVMLCGAMLLRNGWLKGEFSSKHYRRLALCLIPVGMAIQGIALSIQYLYPYSYFASWTVRYTITELATPLLALAYIALIYGFWPAISRWKITFWLRQVGKMALSSYLLQTLVCTTLFYRFELFGQFSRLELMAFIPFIWALNIWFACWWLKRYSQGPMEKLWRSLTVKLAGKV; the protein is encoded by the coding sequence ATGCACCAGAGAATTGAGATACTTGATAGTGTGCGCGGTTTTGCCATTTTGGGAATATTGCTGCTTAACATTTCCAGTTTTGCCTTGCCATATGCAGCCTATATGAATCTGTTTTATAAAGATTCAGTCTCGCCCTCTGACGTGATGACATGGTCTGTATTGAATACCTTTACTCAGGGGAAATTTCTGTTCATCTTGACGCTGTTATTCGGAGCATCCCTCGAATTGCTTCGGCAGCGGGGACGCGATTGGAATATCCCCAGGTTACTGGTTTTGGCTGTTATTGGTTTATTGCATGGTGTTTTGCTATGGGATGGCGACATTTTGTTGTCATATGGTGTTGTTGGCTTACTGGCATGGCGTTTTATCAATAATCGTCAAAAATTGTTTGGTACAGCGGTGACTTTCTATTTATTTGGCGTAATGATGTTTTATCTTCTGGGGCTTTTTCCCTTAGGGGAAAATAATTCGTTTTGGCAGCCTACGCTGGAAGATATTTCTTATGAAAGTTACTGGAAAATGTATGGTGGATTCTTGGCCATAGAATACCGTATTCGTCAGATAAGCGGCGCGATGATTGTGGTGATTGTGCAATATGGCTGGCAAATAATGGGTGTCATGCTATGTGGTGCTATGCTGCTGCGTAATGGGTGGTTAAAAGGGGAGTTCAGCAGTAAACATTACCGCCGGTTGGCATTATGCTTGATCCCCGTTGGTATGGCGATTCAGGGGATTGCCTTGTCGATACAATATTTATATCCCTACAGTTATTTTGCATCCTGGACTGTTCGTTACACCATCACTGAATTGGCAACACCGTTACTGGCATTGGCCTATATCGCACTGATTTATGGATTTTGGCCCGCCATTTCACGTTGGAAAATCACGTTTTGGCTCCGGCAGGTCGGGAAAATGGCACTGAGTAGCTACTTGTTGCAAACATTGGTTTGTACCACACTTTTTTATCGCTTTGAATTATTTGGGCAGTTTAGCCGTTTGGAGTTAATGGCATTTATTCCCTTTATCTGGGCGTTGAATATCTGGTTTGCTTGCTGGTGGTTGAAACGTTATTCTCAGGGCCCAATGGAAAAGCTCTGGCGCAGTTTAACAGTAAAATTGGCAGGTAAGGTTTAG
- the metG gene encoding methionine--tRNA ligase has protein sequence MSQVANKLLVTCALPYANGPIHLGHILEHIQADIWVRYHRMRGKEVHFICADDAHGTPIMLKAQQSGISPEEMIAKVNLEHQQDFAGFAISYDNYHSTHSEENKALASKIYLELKKNGYIKNRTISQLYDPEKGMFLPDRFVKGSCPKCKAEDQYGDNCEVCGTTYSPTELLNPRSVVSGATPEMRDTEHFFFDLPAFSDMLQKWTRSGTLQEQVANKMQEWFDAGLQQWDITRDAPYFGFEIPDQPGKYFYVWLDAPIGYMGSFKNLCDKRDDLNFDEFWEKDSKADLYHFIGKDIVYFHSLFWPAMLEGCNYRKPTNLFVHGYITVNGTKMSKSRGTFIKASTYLKHLDADCLRYYYAAKLSSRIDDIDLNLEDFIQRVNSDIVNKVVNLASRNAGFINKRFAGKLADQLADPALYQKFVEAAQGIAEDFTNREFGKAIREIMALADLANRYVDEQAPWVVAKQEGRDADLQAICSMGINLFRVLMTYLKPVLPGLAARAEAFLNTELNWDGIQQPLLNHDVSPFKALFNRIEMAKIEAMVADSKESIEPQKTVTGPLADDPIQDTIAFDDFAKIDLRIALIKQADFVEGSDKLLKLTLDLGGETRQVFSGIRSAYPDPKALENRLTVMVANLAPRKMRFGISEGMVMAAGPGGKDIFLLSPDSGAQPGMQVK, from the coding sequence ATGTCTCAAGTCGCGAACAAATTATTGGTGACCTGTGCGTTACCTTATGCTAACGGTCCAATTCATCTCGGTCATATTCTGGAACACATTCAGGCTGATATTTGGGTTCGTTATCATCGAATGCGCGGCAAAGAGGTTCACTTTATCTGTGCCGACGATGCCCACGGTACACCAATTATGCTGAAAGCCCAGCAAAGTGGTATCTCCCCAGAAGAGATGATTGCCAAGGTGAACCTAGAGCATCAGCAGGATTTTGCCGGTTTTGCCATTAGCTATGATAATTACCATTCTACGCACAGCGAAGAGAACAAAGCGCTTGCCTCCAAAATTTATCTGGAACTGAAAAAGAACGGTTACATTAAAAACCGGACGATTTCTCAATTGTACGATCCAGAAAAAGGTATGTTCCTGCCAGACCGTTTCGTTAAAGGCTCCTGCCCGAAATGTAAGGCGGAAGATCAGTATGGCGATAATTGTGAAGTCTGCGGAACCACCTATTCTCCAACGGAATTACTTAATCCTCGCTCCGTTGTTTCTGGGGCAACGCCAGAAATGCGTGATACAGAGCATTTCTTCTTCGATCTGCCTGCCTTTAGCGATATGCTACAAAAATGGACACGTTCTGGCACCTTGCAGGAACAAGTGGCAAATAAAATGCAGGAGTGGTTCGACGCTGGGCTGCAACAATGGGATATTACCCGTGATGCGCCTTATTTTGGCTTTGAGATCCCCGATCAGCCAGGTAAATATTTCTATGTCTGGCTGGATGCTCCGATTGGCTATATGGGTTCGTTCAAAAATCTGTGTGATAAACGTGATGACCTGAATTTCGATGAGTTCTGGGAGAAAGATTCCAAAGCTGATCTCTACCATTTTATTGGCAAAGATATCGTTTATTTTCACAGTCTGTTCTGGCCTGCTATGCTGGAAGGCTGTAATTACCGTAAACCAACCAACCTGTTCGTCCACGGCTACATCACGGTTAACGGCACTAAGATGTCCAAATCTCGTGGCACTTTCATCAAGGCGAGTACTTATCTGAAACACCTTGATGCAGACTGCCTGCGCTATTACTACGCAGCAAAACTCTCTTCCCGCATTGACGACATTGATCTGAATCTGGAAGATTTTATTCAGCGTGTAAACAGCGATATCGTTAACAAAGTGGTTAACCTTGCTTCACGTAATGCGGGCTTTATCAACAAGCGCTTTGCCGGCAAACTGGCAGACCAACTCGCTGATCCTGCGCTATACCAGAAGTTTGTCGAAGCTGCACAGGGTATTGCAGAAGACTTTACTAACCGTGAATTCGGCAAGGCAATCCGTGAAATTATGGCACTGGCCGATCTGGCTAACCGCTATGTTGATGAGCAAGCACCGTGGGTTGTGGCGAAACAAGAAGGCCGTGATGCTGACCTGCAAGCAATCTGCTCAATGGGGATTAACCTGTTCCGCGTGCTGATGACTTACCTGAAACCCGTTCTTCCAGGTTTGGCTGCTCGAGCAGAAGCCTTCCTGAATACTGAACTAAACTGGGATGGTATCCAGCAGCCTCTGTTAAACCATGACGTTTCCCCATTCAAGGCGCTGTTCAACCGCATCGAAATGGCTAAAATTGAAGCAATGGTTGCTGATTCGAAAGAGAGCATCGAACCACAAAAAACCGTAACAGGCCCACTGGCAGATGATCCCATTCAGGACACCATTGCATTTGATGACTTTGCCAAGATTGACTTGCGGATCGCCCTGATCAAACAGGCTGATTTTGTCGAAGGTTCAGATAAATTACTGAAACTAACCCTTGATCTCGGTGGTGAGACTCGTCAGGTCTTCTCTGGTATTCGTTCAGCCTATCCTGATCCCAAAGCGCTGGAAAATCGTCTGACGGTGATGGTTGCTAACCTTGCTCCACGCAAAATGCGCTTCGGTATTTCAGAAGGCATGGTAATGGCGGCAGGCCCTGGTGGAAAAGATATTTTTCTGCTAAGCCCAGATAGTGGTGCCCAACCAGGCATGCAGGTTAAGTAA
- a CDS encoding NAD-dependent malic enzyme: MELEHESKRPLYIPYAGPILLEFPLLNKGSAFTEEERSNFNLHGLLPQAVETIEEQAERAYRQYVDFKNDIDRHIYLRNIQDTNETLFYRLLDAHLSEMMPIIYTPTVGAACEHFSDIYRRARGLFISYPNRAYIDDMLQNATKQNVKVIVVTDGERILGLGDQGIGGMGIPIGKLSLYTSCGGISPAYTLPVVLDVGTNNPQRLNDPLYMGWRHPRITGKEYDEFVDEFIQAVKRRWPNVLLQFEDFAQNNAMPLLNRYRDELCCFNDDIQGTAAVALGSLIAASRAAGRQLKDQTVAFLGAGSAGCGIAEQIIAQMKSEGLSDEQARARVFMVDRFGLLTDKQPNLLDFQSALVQKSSALQSWDATSDSLSLMDVVRNAKPTVLIGVSGQSGLFTEEIIREMHKHCERPVVMPLSNPTSRVEARPEDIINWTEGKALVATGSPFAPVKYDGQEYPIAQCNNSYIFPGIGLGVIAAGAKRVTDDMLMVASRALADCSPLAQTGSGPLLPLIDDIQDVSRKIAKEVAKKAQIQGVAIVTSEDALDEAIERNFWKPEYRVYKRTSF; this comes from the coding sequence ATGGAACTGGAACACGAAAGTAAACGCCCTCTCTATATTCCCTACGCTGGCCCTATCTTATTGGAATTTCCTTTGCTGAATAAAGGCAGCGCCTTTACAGAAGAAGAACGCAGTAATTTCAACTTGCATGGCTTATTGCCACAGGCCGTTGAAACAATAGAAGAGCAGGCAGAACGCGCCTACCGTCAATATGTCGATTTCAAAAACGATATTGATAGACACATTTATTTAAGGAATATTCAAGATACCAACGAAACGTTGTTCTATCGCCTCCTTGATGCCCACTTAAGCGAAATGATGCCTATTATCTACACGCCAACCGTTGGTGCAGCGTGTGAACACTTTTCTGACATTTACCGCCGCGCTCGTGGCCTGTTTATCTCCTACCCAAATCGGGCTTACATTGATGACATGCTGCAAAATGCCACCAAGCAGAATGTAAAAGTTATCGTTGTTACCGACGGTGAGCGCATCCTTGGTCTGGGTGATCAGGGCATCGGGGGCATGGGCATTCCTATCGGTAAACTGTCACTGTATACCTCCTGTGGCGGGATCAGCCCTGCTTATACCTTGCCTGTGGTTCTGGATGTAGGGACAAATAACCCACAGCGCCTCAATGACCCACTGTATATGGGCTGGCGCCATCCACGTATTACTGGCAAAGAGTACGATGAATTTGTGGATGAATTTATTCAGGCCGTGAAACGTCGCTGGCCTAACGTACTGCTGCAATTTGAAGATTTTGCCCAAAACAACGCCATGCCACTGTTGAACCGCTATCGCGATGAGCTTTGCTGCTTCAATGATGATATCCAGGGCACCGCAGCCGTTGCCTTAGGTAGCCTGATTGCCGCCAGCCGTGCCGCAGGCCGCCAATTAAAAGATCAAACTGTCGCATTCCTTGGTGCCGGCTCTGCTGGCTGTGGTATTGCAGAGCAAATCATTGCCCAAATGAAATCTGAAGGATTGAGTGACGAACAAGCTCGTGCCCGTGTGTTTATGGTTGACCGTTTTGGTCTCCTGACTGACAAACAACCAAACTTACTGGATTTCCAAAGCGCATTGGTACAGAAAAGCTCCGCCTTACAGTCGTGGGATGCCACCAGCGACTCTCTCTCACTAATGGACGTGGTTCGCAATGCCAAACCTACAGTCCTGATTGGTGTTTCTGGTCAATCTGGTCTGTTCACCGAAGAGATCATCCGTGAAATGCACAAACATTGTGAACGTCCAGTTGTGATGCCTCTTTCCAACCCAACATCACGTGTGGAAGCTCGTCCAGAAGACATCATCAACTGGACGGAGGGCAAAGCCTTGGTTGCAACAGGAAGCCCGTTTGCACCAGTAAAATATGACGGTCAGGAATATCCAATCGCACAATGTAACAACTCCTATATCTTCCCAGGGATAGGTTTAGGCGTTATCGCTGCCGGCGCTAAACGTGTTACCGATGATATGTTGATGGTTGCCAGTCGCGCATTAGCGGATTGTTCACCGCTGGCACAAACAGGCTCTGGCCCATTATTACCACTGATTGATGATATCCAGGATGTTTCCCGCAAAATAGCCAAAGAAGTGGCGAAAAAAGCCCAAATTCAAGGTGTCGCGATTGTTACATCGGAAGATGCGTTAGATGAAGCGATTGAACGCAATTTCTGGAAACCAGAATACCGCGTCTATAAACGAACTTCATTCTGA
- the sanA gene encoding outer membrane permeability protein SanA codes for MWKRLITGLIFIIAVLILAAIMLDRWVSWKTAPYIFDDVRQLPEREVGMVLGTSKYYKTGKYNQYYFYRIQGAINAYNSGKVKYLLLSGDNAQHSYNEPITMRKDLIKAGIPASSIVMDFAGFRTLDSVVRTRRVFDTNDFTIITQRFHCERALFIAMHFGIEAQCYMVPSPKNMMTIRIREVLARLGALTDLYILKREPRFLGPLMPIPPAPHTVPAGIQGYPAVSPEELQELEKKSQRK; via the coding sequence ATGTGGAAGCGCCTGATTACTGGTCTCATTTTTATCATTGCTGTCCTTATACTGGCAGCCATTATGCTTGATCGTTGGGTTAGTTGGAAAACCGCTCCTTACATTTTTGATGATGTCAGGCAACTGCCTGAGCGAGAAGTCGGTATGGTACTCGGCACATCCAAATATTATAAGACCGGTAAATATAACCAATATTATTTCTATCGTATCCAAGGGGCGATTAATGCTTACAACAGTGGTAAAGTCAAATACCTGTTATTGAGTGGGGATAACGCCCAGCATAGTTATAATGAGCCAATTACCATGCGCAAGGATTTGATCAAGGCAGGAATTCCGGCCAGTAGCATTGTGATGGATTTTGCCGGTTTCAGAACATTGGACTCGGTTGTCAGAACCCGCAGGGTATTTGATACCAACGATTTTACTATTATCACTCAGCGCTTTCATTGCGAACGAGCCTTGTTTATCGCTATGCATTTTGGTATAGAAGCACAATGTTATATGGTTCCCTCCCCCAAAAACATGATGACAATCCGTATCAGGGAAGTATTAGCGCGTCTCGGTGCCTTGACTGACCTCTATATTTTAAAACGTGAACCTCGTTTTTTAGGCCCATTAATGCCGATCCCTCCTGCCCCGCATACTGTACCAGCAGGAATTCAAGGTTACCCTGCGGTATCACCAGAAGAGTTACAAGAATTAGAAAAGAAGTCACAAAGGAAATAA
- the moeA gene encoding molybdopterin molybdotransferase MoeA, which translates to MDHCHTSDLISLDQALEKLLTYTIPLTATPLITTETINLTESAGRITATDIISPINVPSFDNSAMDGYAIRFADLNENQTLPVAGKALAGMPFQQEWPTGSCIRIMTGAPIPSGADAVVMQEQTEVTETGIRFTYPVKPRQNIRTIGEDISQNTVVLPKGIKLSTAQLPLIASLGIATVDVVRKLKVAIFSTGDELQAIGEPLQAGQIYDTNRFAIRLMLEKMDCDIIDLGVIRDDPDALRQAFIEADKQADLVISSGGVSVGEADYTKQILEEAGKISFWKLAIKPGKPFAFGKLENAWFCGLPGNPVSAVLTFYQLVQPLIAHLSGFTAWQPPMRLTAKTTTPLKKSPGRLDFQRGIASLNEYGELEVQTTGHQGSHIFSSYSLGNCFIVLERERGHVAAGETVQIEFFNHLLKNQ; encoded by the coding sequence ATGGATCACTGTCATACATCAGACTTAATCTCACTTGATCAAGCACTAGAAAAATTACTGACATACACCATTCCCCTCACTGCTACACCTCTGATCACGACAGAAACCATTAACCTGACCGAATCTGCGGGCAGAATTACCGCTACTGATATCATTTCCCCGATCAACGTACCCTCTTTTGATAACTCAGCAATGGATGGTTACGCTATTCGCTTTGCAGATCTTAACGAAAATCAGACCTTACCTGTAGCAGGCAAGGCGCTGGCGGGTATGCCGTTTCAGCAGGAATGGCCGACCGGCAGTTGCATTCGCATTATGACTGGTGCTCCTATTCCCTCTGGCGCAGATGCCGTTGTTATGCAAGAACAAACGGAGGTTACCGAAACAGGAATTCGCTTCACTTATCCGGTAAAACCGAGGCAGAACATTCGCACCATTGGGGAAGATATCAGCCAAAATACGGTGGTATTACCAAAAGGAATTAAACTCTCCACCGCACAATTACCGCTGATTGCTTCACTGGGCATTGCAACGGTTGATGTTGTCCGCAAACTGAAAGTTGCCATTTTTTCCACCGGTGACGAATTACAAGCCATCGGTGAACCCTTACAGGCAGGTCAAATTTACGATACCAACCGATTTGCTATTCGCCTGATGTTGGAAAAAATGGATTGTGACATCATCGATCTTGGCGTAATCCGCGATGATCCCGATGCATTGCGTCAGGCCTTTATCGAAGCAGATAAACAAGCTGATTTAGTGATCAGCAGCGGTGGCGTTTCTGTTGGTGAAGCGGATTACACCAAACAAATCTTAGAAGAAGCAGGAAAAATCAGTTTTTGGAAACTCGCCATTAAACCGGGTAAGCCTTTTGCCTTTGGTAAATTGGAAAATGCCTGGTTCTGCGGCTTGCCTGGGAATCCGGTGTCTGCCGTGCTCACCTTTTACCAATTGGTACAACCGTTGATTGCCCATCTATCGGGTTTTACCGCATGGCAACCGCCTATGCGTCTCACAGCCAAGACAACAACACCCTTGAAAAAATCCCCTGGCAGACTGGATTTCCAACGCGGTATTGCTTCACTGAATGAATATGGTGAATTAGAGGTACAAACTACGGGGCATCAAGGTTCGCATATCTTTAGTTCATATAGTCTCGGCAACTGTTTTATTGTGTTGGAACGGGAACGCGGACATGTTGCCGCTGGTGAAACCGTGCAAATTGAGTTTTTCAACCATCTACTGAAAAACCAATAA
- the cdd gene encoding cytidine deaminase, which yields MQARFHAIWSEMTPELQKALLPYIGNDDFPAMLTAEQVESIKQFSGFDDQTLALTLLPFAAAYSRAPISHFYVGAIARGESGNLYFGANMEFAGVPLQQTIHAEQSAITHAWLHGEKKLVAITVNYSPCGHCRQFMNELNSGAQLEVYLPNRPPLTLADYLPEAFGPRDLADTPLLLDEVNHGYRLSTSDELVQAALDAANRSHAPYSQSHAGIALQDEQGNIYTGRYAENAAFNPSLPPLQAALIFMNMAGGNCQSIKRAVLVEGKNNHLSQWSATECTLTALNCTKIERHTF from the coding sequence ATGCAAGCTCGTTTTCACGCTATTTGGTCAGAAATGACACCTGAACTGCAAAAAGCCCTATTACCTTATATTGGCAACGACGATTTTCCAGCCATGCTGACAGCCGAGCAAGTAGAATCAATCAAACAGTTCAGCGGGTTTGATGATCAAACACTGGCATTGACCCTATTGCCATTTGCGGCAGCCTATTCCCGTGCCCCTATTTCCCATTTTTATGTTGGGGCAATTGCACGGGGAGAAAGTGGTAATCTCTATTTCGGTGCCAATATGGAATTTGCCGGCGTCCCATTACAGCAAACCATCCATGCAGAACAATCAGCCATCACTCATGCCTGGCTACATGGCGAGAAAAAGCTGGTTGCCATCACTGTCAACTATTCACCTTGTGGCCATTGCCGACAATTTATGAATGAACTGAATAGCGGGGCACAATTAGAGGTTTACCTGCCCAATCGTCCCCCCTTAACTTTGGCCGACTATCTGCCAGAAGCCTTTGGCCCACGCGATTTAGCCGACACACCGTTGTTGCTGGATGAGGTTAATCACGGCTATCGATTATCTACCAGTGATGAATTGGTGCAAGCAGCATTGGATGCAGCGAACCGCAGCCATGCACCTTATAGCCAATCCCACGCAGGAATTGCCCTGCAAGATGAACAAGGGAACATTTACACTGGCCGTTATGCAGAAAATGCTGCATTCAACCCAAGCTTACCCCCATTACAGGCAGCACTTATTTTCATGAATATGGCGGGCGGCAATTGTCAGTCCATCAAAAGGGCAGTATTGGTGGAAGGTAAAAATAACCATTTATCACAATGGAGTGCGACAGAATGTACTTTAACCGCCCTCAACTGTACAAAAATAGAACGACATACATTTTGA
- a CDS encoding CidA/LrgA family protein, whose product MSFQNVLIIGWQYLRAFALLYLCLIAGNIISALLPFSLPGSIIGLLILFGLLASQIIPSHWAKPGCSLLMKNMTLLFLPIGVGIMDYYPQLSQQMLPILLSCIVSTVIVMIVVAYSSHYIHRKRIIISAQQMDTNQMNTKQQEFTSTSTNSSQEPKEKEKC is encoded by the coding sequence ATGTCTTTCCAAAATGTGCTGATAATCGGTTGGCAATACCTGCGCGCATTTGCGCTGCTCTATTTGTGCCTGATCGCGGGGAATATTATTTCGGCACTGCTTCCCTTCTCTCTTCCCGGCAGCATTATTGGCTTACTTATCCTGTTTGGTTTACTCGCATCCCAAATTATTCCCTCACACTGGGCAAAACCAGGCTGTAGCTTGTTGATGAAAAACATGACACTGCTCTTTTTGCCTATCGGGGTGGGGATCATGGATTATTACCCACAACTTAGCCAACAAATGCTCCCCATCCTTCTTTCTTGTATCGTTAGCACAGTGATTGTTATGATCGTCGTTGCTTATAGTTCCCACTATATTCATCGTAAACGTATCATTATTAGTGCTCAGCAAATGGATACCAACCAGATGAACACTAAGCAGCAAGAATTCACCTCAACGTCAACAAATTCATCACAAGAGCCGAAAGAGAAAGAAAAATGTTAA
- a CDS encoding CidB/LrgB family autolysis modulator, with product MLSHIWWSLPLTLVVFYCAKKLSVRLKLPIFNPLLISMAVIIPLLLLTHTPYKHYFAGSRILNDLLQPAVVALAFPLYEQLHQIRAQWKSIISICFVGSIVAMVTGTAIALWAGATPEIAASVLPKSVTTPIAMAVADSIGGIPAISAACVIMVGILGAIFGHNLFNVLKIKNQAARGLAMGTASHAVGTARCAEMDHIEGAYSSLALMTCGIITSLIAPFLFPVLLHLFG from the coding sequence ATGTTAAGCCATATTTGGTGGTCACTACCGTTAACCTTGGTTGTATTTTACTGCGCTAAAAAGCTGTCAGTACGACTCAAATTGCCTATCTTTAATCCGTTATTGATCTCAATGGCCGTTATCATTCCCTTGCTGCTGCTAACTCACACTCCTTACAAACACTATTTTGCTGGCAGCCGGATACTGAACGATTTACTGCAACCTGCTGTTGTTGCTTTGGCGTTTCCTCTGTATGAACAGCTACATCAAATCCGGGCTCAATGGAAATCCATTATTAGCATCTGTTTTGTAGGCAGCATTGTCGCAATGGTTACAGGGACTGCCATTGCATTATGGGCTGGAGCTACACCTGAAATTGCAGCCTCTGTTCTCCCCAAATCCGTGACGACGCCAATCGCTATGGCTGTGGCTGATTCCATTGGTGGTATTCCTGCCATTAGCGCAGCTTGTGTCATTATGGTAGGTATTTTGGGAGCTATCTTTGGTCACAATCTATTTAACGTTCTAAAAATAAAAAACCAGGCGGCACGAGGATTGGCTATGGGTACAGCATCCCATGCGGTAGGAACGGCGCGCTGTGCGGAAATGGATCATATTGAAGGGGCTTACAGCTCACTGGCCTTAATGACCTGCGGCATTATTACTTCACTGATTGCACCTTTTCTATTTCCAGTATTGCTGCATCTATTTGGTTAA